ACCGACGATTTCGCTGATCTCCTGCGTGATCTGGGCCTGCCGCGCCTGGTTCGCCAGCCGGGTGTAGGTCTCCACCAGCTCGCTGGCGTTGTCCGACGCCGACTTCATGGCGGTGCGCCGGGCGGCCAGCTCGGAAGCGGCCGACTCGAGCAGAGCCGAAAAGATCCGCGTGTTGATGTACTTCGGCAGCAGGGCCGACAGCAGCCGGTCCGCGCTGGGCTCGAACTCGTACGCCGGGAGGATCTCGCCGGGCTGAGCGGCGCCCTCCGCGCCGTCTTCCACGTACTCGACCTCGAGGGGCGCCATCCGCTTGGCGACCGGGGTCTGGGTCAGCATCGACTTGAACTCGGTGTACACGATGTGCACCTCGTCCACGCCGAGGACGCCGTCCTCGCCCGGCCCGTTCGCGTCGTCGTCCGCGCCGGCGAGGAACGCCTTGGTCAGCGTCTCGCCCGCGGCGGCGGCGTTCTCGTAGTGCGGCTGGTCCGAGAAGCCGGTCCAGCTGTCGACGACCTCGCGGTTGCGGAACCGGTAGTAGTTCAGGCCCTTGCCGCCGATGACGTAGACCTGGGGCTCCTTGCCCTCCGAGCGCAGCAGCGAGAGCAGCTCCTCGGTGGCCCGCAGCACGTTGGTGTTGTAACCACCGCACAGGCCCTTGTCACTGGTCACCACCAGCACGGCCGCCCGCTTCGGGTCGGGCCGCTCGACGAGGAACGGGTCGTCGAGGCTCGCGGCCCCGCCCGCCAGGGCGGAGAGCACCTTGGTGATCTCCTCGGCGTACGGGCGCGAAGCCTCGACGCGTGCCTGGGCACGGCCGATCCGCGAGGTGGCGATCAGTTCCATCGCCTTGGTGATCTTGCCGATCGATTTCGTCGCCCGGATCTTTGCCCGGAGCTCGCGAAGTTGCGCCATCAGCTATCCGGTCACTTCGTCGGGGCGGGCTTGTTGACCTTGACGGTCTCCTGCCCGACCTTGTCGGCGTCCATCGCCTCGGCCTCGGCCTCGTTCACGAGCTGCTCACCGGAAGAGGTGGTGAAGCCCTTCTTGAACTCGGCGGCCGCGGCGGCGACGCGCTCGGC
The window above is part of the Amycolatopsis thermoflava N1165 genome. Proteins encoded here:
- a CDS encoding F0F1 ATP synthase subunit gamma, producing MMAQLRELRAKIRATKSIGKITKAMELIATSRIGRAQARVEASRPYAEEITKVLSALAGGAASLDDPFLVERPDPKRAAVLVVTSDKGLCGGYNTNVLRATEELLSLLRSEGKEPQVYVIGGKGLNYYRFRNREVVDSWTGFSDQPHYENAAAAGETLTKAFLAGADDDANGPGEDGVLGVDEVHIVYTEFKSMLTQTPVAKRMAPLEVEYVEDGAEGAAQPGEILPAYEFEPSADRLLSALLPKYINTRIFSALLESAASELAARRTAMKSASDNASELVETYTRLANQARQAQITQEISEIVGGADALAAVGSDE